TTCTCGCAGGGTTTCTGCAGGAGAGTGGCCCCACTTGGGCTCCCGGGGCTGACGCAGGGGGCCCAGAAATGAGACGGATGCCTCTGACTTTTGTCCTTCTGTCCCTGACTCATACCTCTGGTATTTCAGCTCTTCAGCCCCAGACCGGACCGGGGAGCCTGCGAGAACAAGACCGGAGAGCCCGTTGCTGCCCACCAGAGCGCCACCTTTCTGCTGCTAATTTTCCAGAGCATTTTCAACTCTTCTGGGAGAGAGTGATCTTTGTTATCTCAGCCCTCTGACTTCACTGATCATTAATCGTCCTTTTTCTCATTCCTCCGGCCAACTTCAGTCACGCCCCACACCCTTGTCTGGGCCCTTGGGCAAGGTTTGGGTGTCTGAAAACCCCCCTCTGGGTGTGTCCAGCTGAGGTGGTGAGAAGAGGCAGCCGGAGGCCGTGGTCCCCGAGGGTGCGCTGTCCCCAgcccctgcagcccagccccGGGCGCGGAGGTCGCGATGTCCACCAAGGTGCCCATCTATCTAAAGCGTGGGAGCCGCAAGGGCAAGAAGGAGAAGCTGCGGGACCTGCTGTCCTCGGACATGATCAGCCCGCCGCTGGGGGACTTCCGACACACCATTCATATCGGCAGCGGCGGTGGCAGCGACATGTTCGGTGACATCTCCTTCCTGCAGGGCAAGTTCCACCTCCTGCCAGGGACAGCGGTCGAGGGACCCGAGGAGGACGACACCTTGGACCTCCCGTTCCAGTTCACCCGCACTGCCACGCTGTGTGGGCGGGAGCTCCCCGACGGGCCGTCCCCTCTGCTCAAGAACGCCATCTCCCTCCCTGTCATCGGGGGGCCCCAGGCCCTCACCCTGCCCGCAACTCAGGCCCCACCCAAACCCCCTCGCCTGCACCTGGAGACCCCACAGCCTTCCCCACAGCCTTCCCCACAGGAGGCAGGGAGTGTGGACATCTGGAGAATTCCAGAGGCTGGCTCTGCCCACAATGGGCTGACGCCCGAGTCAGGGGCCGAGGAGCCCTTCCTGTCCCATGCCAGCTCCTTGCTCTCCCTGCATGTGGACCTGGGGCCTTCCATCTTGGATGACGTCCTCCAGATCATGGACCAGGACCTGGGCCACGTGCAGATCCCCACATAGGACCACGGCTGGCCAGGCCGGGTGCTCAGGGTGGAGTGAATgctggaggcagggggtggaTGGAGCCCTGGCCTAGACGTCGGGATCCCTAGGCCCCCCTGTGTGGTCACTGGccagtgatttcttttctttgagcCTTTGTTTCCCTCGCTCCCACCCTCTCCTCATGGGCAGAGCGTGCCTCATTGCCTTCCCCTAAAGCTCACCGAGGACACGTGCAGAAGTCAGCCCAAAGTGCCCTGAGCATCTCGGGCCACCtggacccctcccccccaactgcTCCTCCTCCCTGAGACCCCTTGGATGAAGGCTCCGCCGAAATGGAGTCCCCTTTCCACCTCCCTTCTGCCTCAGCCCCATGGGATGCCCtgactgggggctggggaagaggcaaGGCACAGCCAGCCAGAACTTTGGTGTCGCTGTCCTGGACTAGGAACGTGGCATTGGTGACCGAAcgtccctctgccccaccctcgcTCACATGACCGGGAGATTCTGGTCGCAATAAAACTTGCTGCTGCTGACAGTTGTGCTCCCGGCACCCTCGACCCGGGTTTCCTCCTGAAGACAGACCAGCCTCCACGACCGGGGCTGACCCTGGGGGAGACCCCATTCCCAGAAGGCAGTGTGCAGGGCGGGCCCTGCCCTTGGGAAGCCTCTACCCGATCCCAAGCCCATAGTGAGAAAGAGGCAGGAATACACCAATGCCACCTAGGGAGACTGCAATATTGCTGCAGGTGCTTAACAAGAGGGGGCTGAGCACTGGCGTCGTCCAGGCGCTGTGCCCAGGCTGCTGGGGTCTACCGGGGGAGACCCAAGAGCGAAAGAGTAACCCCAAGGCCTAGTGCAAGGGACCAGCAGCTTCTCCAGCTTCCGAAGACTAAGGGGGCACACGGGCGGGACCggccaggcctggggctgggagggaccCAACAGTGCCTGTCAGCGGGCTCGTCGCCACCTACAGGGCACCCAGGTATGctccaggtgctggggatatCACACAGCCGCGATCCCCACTCCTgtagcttatattctagtgggaaaAGGATATTGAATTTGTAAGCAAGTAGGGCGAGTTCCAACTGTGCCGAACACTATGAAGAAAACACGATCGCGAATGCTTGGGGCCTACATGCAACTGGTGTCAGGGCCCATTAGGATAGATGTGATTCTGAGCCAGACCTGAGGGCTGAGATACGCTCGCGCATAAGCAAAGGCACTGGGGCACCAGAGTGAATGACAGAGGAGCTGCCATGTGGTGAAAAGAGCATAGATCTAAGAGTATGACCTAGACTATGTGAGACTGTTTCCACATCTCTAAGAGGTAGTCAGTGCGACCTACCGTGCAGGGTTGTGGGGAAAACTAGGGATAACACTTAGGAATTGCCACAGGGAGGGTATTCAAAAATGGCTACGGACATAAAGGAACTCGGAGCTTGGGAACGAGAGGACTGTGAAGCACGAAAGGCAGGTTGGAGTCAGCTGGGAACAGCTTTGCCTGCTAGGCTGAGCGGAGGCAGTGGGGAGCTGCAGACAGATTTTAAGCAGGAGAGACACATGGTCAGATCCGGGTTCTAGAAGGGTCACCACCCAGGCCAATGAAAGACGGACCAAAGGTCAAAACGGAGGAAGCCCGTGCAGGGTGAGGAGGACTGGACGAGGCAGGGACAGTCAGGACGGAGGTGGGGAGAGCGTTAAGATGGGGCTTGGTGTCTGATTGGTACAGGCCACGTGGGCAGCTGGAGGCAagttcaagcctcagtttccccttcttccATTCTCCGCTGGTTCTTCATCCTTCCGACCCTGTGGATCCCAgactcccccctcacccccagcctctcGCCTCCAGGTCCTGTGTCAGATTTCATCGCGCGGAGGCTGAATTTGACCAGGAGGCATTTTGCttgggctgtgggggggggggggggggagggggaggggggggaatcTATACAACATGAGatgtaccattttaaccatttgtaagtgCATAATTCAGTGGTGTTAAGTGCATTCACGTTAttctgcaaccatcaccaccattcctttcagaacttttctcatcttcccaaagtgaaactccatacccattcaATGCTAACgccccattctcccttcccccagcccccggcaACTGCcgtctacttcctgtctctatgaatctgactgcTCTAGGGACCTGAAATCAGTGgagtcacacagtatttgtcctctTGTGATCGTCTTATTTCACTTGGCGTGACCTCTTTGAGGTTCATCCACGCTATGGCAGGTGTTGACAGTTCCTTCTCTTAAAGGCTGAATACCATTCCATTGTCCCTCTGGaccacattttgtctatccattcatccatcagtggacacatgcgttgtttctacctttgggctattgtgaataatgctgctatgaacacggaTGTACAGATACCTGTTTgagtccttgctttcaattcttttgggtccATACACAGAAGCggaaattgctagatcataccCTCAATCTATGttgaatttcttgaggaaccaccatattcTTTTCCGTGGCAGGTGCACCATTTTACGTCCCTGCTCAACTTTTTCCTTTTAGTCTGAACATTCTGCCGTCATTTAGAGATTAGGGGTTTCACTATCGGTTGTGGGGCTTTAGCCCGGGCCTGTGACGCCCCAAAGCCTATACTCCACTGCAACCTTCTTGCCCCAACGGAAGTTCTGTATCAGAACTGGTCAAGCGTGAAGACCAAAGGTGGGGAGCTGAAGGGCTAGCAGCTTCTTGCCTGGAGGCTCCCTCTCAGTGCTTGAACGGCTTGTCCCTTCCCttggaagacaagaaaaaaggaaaccttcCTTACAGCTTTACCCAGTTGGAAGGCTGCACCTGACCCTGGACCAGAGTCAAGGCCAGAGTAGCCATGGGACAGAGACATGCCTGCCCTAGGTTCCCTGGAActgtcccccacccaccctgcatCAGGCACCCACCCAAGAGACCTAGGAAACCACTCGGAGCTGCTGGAGAAAGGGACTTAGGCAGGGGGCCTGAAGCATCAGACTAACTGAACTAGAAACACCTGCTTGCACCAAGGTAGCCAGGGATGGAAACATGGATCTTTCCTCTTCAGCTTGTACAGTGCTGTTCAGGCATCATGCCCTCCCAATACCACCCACAAAAAGGAATTTCCCCCAAATAGAGAAGTCATTggacagccaaaaaaaaaaaaaagacaaatgtccGTACAGTCTGCTGTTTTAGATGCCCAACATTCATGCATGACTtgctataatataatataaacctCCCTAGTAGAATGGATCTATTCCTATTTCTGTCAAAAATAGATTCACTCTTTTTCCAAAGGGAGATAACTCAATATCTTGTCAATGATCACATCCACTTGCAAGGCCGGGAATTCTAGATGTTCATTCCTCCTGCAATTTTTTTTACCAGCCCCATCTCAATACTTTGCAAACTCTGAACTGTGCTATAAAGTTAGTTATCACCAATACACCCTATATTCAAAAGCGGAAAGCAGGAGAGAAGAATGGGagagttaaaatatataaaaatagacttGATGCAGCGAGAAAAGAAACATACGTAGAAGCTACGGActccttcaagaatttttttaaggacttttaaaaaaagtaatctctacccccaacgtggggatCGAACCTACAACTCTGAAATTGAGAGTCgcacatgctctatcaactggGCCAGCCGGGCTCCCCTTTTACCATTTTGCCTCGTTTCCTTTATCTCTTTGCctacaaaaacttttttttctgaccTTTTGAAAATAAGTTGCGGACATTACGATAGTTCATCCCAAGTGCTCTAGCATTCATTTccaggaagtctttttttttttttaaagtttattcatttattttgagatagagggagagggagagagggggcatgggcagagagggggaaagagagaaagagaaccccaagtaagctccatgccTCCATCATGGAGAccaacgcagggcccgaacccacgaaccatgagaccacacccgagccaaaaccaagagtcaggtgcccaaccgactgagccacccaggcgcctccatgAAGTCTTTATTTAGCtcagttttggttttatttgactTCTTCAATCTGTGGATTCGCATCTTTCGTTATTGTTGGGAAATTATCgatcattttctctttatttttttttttaattttttttttcaacgtttatttatttttgggacagagcatgaacgggggaggggcagagagagagggagacacagaatcggaaacaggctccaggctccgagccatcagcccagagcctgacgcggggctcgaactcacggaccgcgagatcgtgacctggctgaagtcggacgcttaaccgactgcgccacccaggcgccccgatcattttctctttaaatactgCCTCGGCCCCCTTTCTCCCTACCCTCTGACGCCCCAACTAAATGTATATTAGATCTCTCTATGTATCTATGTTTCTGCTCTAAttctctattttctgttcttttgtctttctgtgcaaTGTTAGGGACAATTTCTGCCTACCTATCTTCTAGTTTCTATGTTCTCTCTTCAGCTGTGAGTAATTTGTTTAAAGgattcattgtgtttttaattttggttattttattgtTCCGTTGGAGAAGTTctatgttgttgttttaaaattctgttgtgGCATTTCTTAATAAGCACTTGTCCCCTGAAGATGTTCTTATGCTCGTTTTTAACTCCTTTAAATGCAGTAGCAATGTTATTTTACGGTCAGCATCAGATAATTCCAACATGTTAAATCTTTGTGTGAGTcagtttgtgttttatattttttgtactgGTTCTTGTGaaaggcttcttttttctttgtgtgccTGGTTATCTttgtcatatttgaaaaaaatacttttagacaTAATTTGAGGACTGGGATGACGGTAAATTCCTTCCTAAAGTCTATGATTCGGTACCAAATATGTTTGCTTCAGCTAGGTGTCCTGAGGCATTATGAGGATgggtccactttttttttctttctataatgtatttgctttttataatttacatccaggttagttggcacatggtgcaacaatgatttcaggagtagattccttagtgcccctgacccatttagcccatcccccctcccacaacccctccagcaaccctctgttctccatattttagaacctcttatgttttgtccccctccctgtttttacattatttttgcttcccgtcccttatgttcatcggttttgttatcttaaagtcctcatatgagggaagtcatatgatacttgtctttctctgactaatttcgcttagaaAGAGTGGGTCTACTTTAATCCAAGTTCAAGGCTTGAGCTTCCCTGAATCACCCAGATAGTATGATCCTGGACTACAGGTTCATATACAATTGGATCCCTTCTCAAAGTGTGGACACGTCCATGGTGGAATGTCCATCTTCCCACCTTGGGCAGGCtctgagttttgatttttaaCCCTCCCCACCATAGACCCCCAAACAACAGCTCAGTTTCACAGTTGTATCTTCCAGATCAGTAAATGTCCCCAGGACAAAAATTGCTTTGAATTCTGAGCTTACCTCTTTGGGTTTTAGCTTCCTAAATATTGGTCCAATTATTCTCACTATATCATTAGCTTTTcaatgcttttaagatttttttccccatttcctctgttttgttttgttttgttttagtttgttcaGTTGGGAATATTGGAATTAAATACCTAACCAGGACCCTGTTTCCCATTAACTACCTATATGTAATATTAGGAAGATCCCTTgggtttcatttatatttctcccTGTTCCCATTGGGTAATAATCCTACCTCACCTTGACAATTAGAATCAACACCCCAGACAATAGTAgtacttcctttctctctctctctctctcttttttaatgtttatctttatttttgagagagagagtgcaagctagggaggggcagagagagaggaggcagagaatctgaagcaggctctgtgctgaaagcagcaagcccgatgtggggctcgaactcatgaacccaccgtgagatcattacctgagccaaagttggctgctcaattgactgagccacccgggcacccctctttTAACTTTCTTGCCCAGTGGCATGCAGAGCAAAATATGGCCCGTTGGACATCTTAGCTCCTAATGTGGAGAAATCGTTATTGTGCTCCCTTGATGGAAGCATTCCTCTCTTGGATCTGGCAGAACCCAGAGGTgcagaaataggaaatattttgcaAGAGTCACTAGTTGAGATTGGGAGAGGCTGCACCCCACTTCCATTCCTTGGTTCCTGTCTGTAAGAGAAACACTGTACATGCTGGTCAATGGTTCAGTGAATCTATTGTTCAGTGACAAagcatttcttaaagtttatttattttgagagagagagagagagagagagagagagagagagagaacaggagcatgagccagggaggggcacagagagagagggagagagagaattccaagcaggttccttgctatcagctcagagcctgacttggggcttgaactgacgaaccgtgagatcatgacatgaaccgaaatcaagagttggacgcttcaccagctgagacacccaggcgcccctggtgatgaagcatttcttaaaagaatCCTAAAAGAACTGAAAGGCATTCATGCTGGGCTCATATGCTACCTTTCCAATTAAACAGAACTAGCCTATgtattattactaatatttttaatttaaaatttcttattgaaATAtacatgcaggggcacctgggtggctcagttggttaggcaaccgacttcggctcaggtcatgatctcagtttgtgagttcgagccccgcgtcgggctctgcgctgacagctcagagcctggagcctgcttcagattctgtgtcttcccctctccctacccctcccctgctcactctctgtgtctctctctctcaataataaataaatgttagaggaggaggaggaggaggaggaggaggaggaggaagaggaggaggaggaggaagaggaggaggagagatatACATGcagatggagtgcctgggtggctcagctggttaagcgtctgactttagctcaggtcatgatctgatgctctgtgggttcgagctctgcgtttggctctgtgctgacagctcagagcctggagcctgtttcagattctgtgtctccccctctctgcccctcccctgctcttactctgtctctctctctcaaaaataaataaaaattttaaaaaaatttttgtttgaaatatacATGCACAGAAGTGCCCCAATTTTGTGtagttcaataaatttttataaagtgaaCAAACCTTTTTAGTTTTACAGATTTGTGATTTGACATGCTTGCTTTCTCATCTTAAcctctaaaatttcattttgtatcaatgattttgcattcattttcttaaagaaggttttaaaaattgagtatgCGTTAGCCACAAAACCTCACAACACCTGGATAAACCATTGAGTACTGCATTATCCTTCATTGGTTTCCCTAAACCTGTTTGTATCTTtgtaaaaacttattttattaaactCTACTCAACTTCCCCatgtaaaatagtaataataataaaattattaataaataactaaattattAACAAACCTACGTACCCA
This genomic stretch from Lynx canadensis isolate LIC74 chromosome D1, mLynCan4.pri.v2, whole genome shotgun sequence harbors:
- the CDC42EP2 gene encoding cdc42 effector protein 2 encodes the protein MSTKVPIYLKRGSRKGKKEKLRDLLSSDMISPPLGDFRHTIHIGSGGGSDMFGDISFLQGKFHLLPGTAVEGPEEDDTLDLPFQFTRTATLCGRELPDGPSPLLKNAISLPVIGGPQALTLPATQAPPKPPRLHLETPQPSPQPSPQEAGSVDIWRIPEAGSAHNGLTPESGAEEPFLSHASSLLSLHVDLGPSILDDVLQIMDQDLGHVQIPT